In Deinococcus maricopensis DSM 21211, one genomic interval encodes:
- a CDS encoding FecCD family ABC transporter permease has product MQDGTLTARPFVRAARTPLLLVALALTILCAIAFGSVHVPLGDVLRALWHGLNGTPLSGTDVIVWQIRLPRVVMGLLVGASLAVCGGAYQGVFRNPLADPYLIGVASGAALGATVSIVAEWPRALVPVFAMIGAFLSVLVTLALAREGRRFPPNRLILAGVVVGSIASAASSFLILRGEDRARQVLAYTLGDLSFSGWRDILTVLPYAVIGAATLMLLARALNTLALGDLTARSLGVPVERLRLIIVIAASLATAAAVSYVGIIGFVGLIVPHVVRRLWSADHRVLLPVSAVAGATLLVLADLVARTTFLSQVGIVTTLIGGPFFLSLLRRGSRL; this is encoded by the coding sequence GTGCAAGACGGGACCCTCACCGCCCGACCCTTCGTCCGCGCCGCGCGCACCCCCCTGCTGCTCGTCGCCCTCGCCCTCACCATCCTGTGCGCCATCGCGTTCGGCAGCGTGCACGTGCCCCTCGGCGACGTGCTCCGCGCGCTGTGGCACGGCCTGAACGGCACCCCCCTCAGCGGCACCGACGTGATCGTCTGGCAGATTCGCCTGCCACGCGTCGTCATGGGCCTGCTGGTCGGCGCCAGCCTCGCCGTGTGCGGCGGCGCGTACCAGGGCGTCTTCCGCAACCCCCTCGCCGACCCGTACCTGATCGGCGTCGCCAGCGGCGCCGCGCTCGGCGCCACCGTCAGCATCGTCGCGGAGTGGCCGCGCGCGCTCGTGCCGGTGTTCGCCATGATCGGCGCGTTCCTGAGCGTCCTCGTGACCCTCGCGCTCGCCCGCGAAGGCCGCCGTTTCCCCCCGAATCGCCTGATTCTCGCGGGCGTCGTGGTGGGCAGCATCGCCAGCGCCGCCAGCAGCTTCCTGATCCTGCGCGGCGAGGACCGCGCCCGCCAGGTCCTCGCGTACACCCTCGGTGACCTGTCCTTCAGCGGCTGGCGGGACATCCTCACGGTCCTGCCGTACGCCGTGATCGGCGCCGCCACCTTGATGCTGCTCGCCCGCGCGCTGAACACCCTCGCGCTCGGCGACCTCACCGCCCGCAGCCTCGGCGTGCCCGTCGAGCGCCTGCGCCTGATCATCGTGATCGCCGCGAGCCTCGCCACGGCCGCCGCCGTCAGCTACGTCGGCATCATCGGCTTCGTCGGTCTGATCGTCCCGCACGTCGTGCGCCGCCTGTGGAGCGCCGACCACCGCGTGCTCCTGCCGGTCAGCGCCGTGGCGGGCGCGACGCTGCTGGTCCTCGCGGACCTCGTGGCGCGCACCACCTTCCTGTCGCAGGTCGGCATCGTCACCACGCTGATCGGCGGGCCGTTCTTCCTGTCGCTGCTGCGCCGCGGGAGTCGCCTGTGA
- a CDS encoding ABC transporter substrate-binding protein, translating to MRTILTTLALLGASSALAATYPLTLKDDLGRTVTVKAEPARIVSLLPSTTETLCAIGACSKLVAVDDYSDYPQQVTKLPKVGGLYNPNLEGIIAQRPDLVIVSKYGKLAEPLTQAGLTVVAVNPETYDEVFSKTLTLGRLVNRETPAKNLVTQMRRDIARIEILTRSVPKVSTYVEIDPTPYSIGPNSFIGVVLSKAGGANIIPASLGDFPKIDPELVVKANPQLMLGLDLKTAAARPGWAGLRAVRAGKVMDIPKDLNTILGRPGPRLPQALAGLARILHPELFRK from the coding sequence ATGCGCACGATCCTGACCACCCTGGCGCTGCTGGGCGCCAGCAGCGCCCTCGCCGCCACCTACCCCCTCACCCTCAAGGACGACCTGGGCCGCACCGTCACCGTGAAGGCCGAACCCGCCCGCATCGTCAGCCTGCTGCCCAGCACCACCGAGACGCTGTGCGCCATCGGCGCGTGCAGCAAACTCGTCGCCGTGGACGACTACAGCGACTACCCGCAGCAGGTCACGAAACTGCCCAAGGTGGGCGGCCTGTACAACCCGAACCTCGAAGGCATCATCGCGCAGCGCCCCGACCTCGTGATCGTCAGCAAGTACGGCAAACTCGCCGAGCCGCTCACGCAGGCGGGCCTCACGGTCGTCGCCGTGAACCCCGAAACGTACGACGAGGTGTTCAGCAAGACCCTCACGCTCGGCCGCCTCGTGAACCGCGAAACGCCGGCGAAGAACCTCGTGACGCAGATGCGCCGCGACATCGCCCGCATCGAGATCCTCACGCGCAGCGTCCCCAAGGTCAGCACGTACGTCGAAATCGACCCGACGCCGTACAGCATCGGCCCGAACAGCTTCATAGGCGTCGTGCTCAGCAAGGCGGGCGGCGCGAACATCATCCCCGCGAGCCTCGGGGACTTCCCGAAAATCGACCCGGAACTCGTCGTGAAGGCCAACCCGCAACTCATGCTCGGCCTGGACCTCAAGACCGCCGCCGCCCGCCCCGGCTGGGCGGGCCTGCGCGCCGTGCGCGCCGGCAAGGTCATGGACATCCCCAAGGACCTCAACACCATCCTGGGCCGCCCCGGCCCGCGCCTCCCGCAGGCCCTCGCGGGCCTCGCGCGCATCCTTCACCCCGAACTGTTCCGCAAATAA